Proteins encoded in a region of the Panthera uncia isolate 11264 chromosome B2 unlocalized genomic scaffold, Puncia_PCG_1.0 HiC_scaffold_24, whole genome shotgun sequence genome:
- the ZBTB12 gene encoding zinc finger and BTB domain-containing protein 12 gives MASGVEVLRFQLPGHEAATLRNMNQLRAEERFCDVTIVADSLKFRGHKVILAACSPFLRDQFLLNPSSELQVSLMHSARIVADLLLSCYTGALEFAVRDIVNYLTAASYLQMEHVVEKCRNALSQFIEPKIGLKEDGVSDASLVSSVSATKSLLPPARTPKPAPKPPPPPPLPPPLLRPVKLEFPLDEDLELKAEEEDEDEDEDVSDICIVKVESALEVAHRLKPPGGLGGGLSIGGSVGSHLGELAQSSVPPSTVAPPQGVVKACYSLSEDAEGEGLLLIPGGRASVGATSGLVEAAAVAMAARGAGGSLGAGSSRGPLPGGFSSGNPLKNIKCTKCPEVFQGVEKLVFHMRAQHFIFMCPRCGKQFNHSSNLNRHMNVHRGVKSHSCGICGKCFTQKSTLHDHLNLHSGARPYRCSYCDVRFAHKPAIRRHLKEQHGKTTAENVLEASVAEINVLIR, from the coding sequence ATGGCCTCTGGGGTGGAAGTCCTGCGCTTCCAGCTGCCGGGCCACGAGGCCGCTACCCTGCGGAACATGAACCAGCTCCGCGCAGAGGAGCGGTTTTGCGACGTGACCATTGTGGCCGACAGCCTCAAGTTTCGTGGCCACAAGGTCATCCTGGCCGCCTGCTCGCCTTTCCTGCGGGACCAGTTCCTACTGAACCCCAGTTCTGAGCTGCAGGTCTCACTGATGCACAGTGCACGTATCGTGGCCGACCTGCTCCTGTCCTGCTACACGGGCGCTCTGGAATTCGCCGTCAGGGACATCGTCAACTACCTGACGGCTGCCTCTTACCTGCAGATGGAGCACGTGGTGGAGAAATGCAGGAACGCCCTCAGCCAGTTCATTGAGCCCAAAATAGGCCTCAAAGAGGATGGGGTCAGCGATGCCAGCCTTGTGAGCAGTGTCAGTGCCACCAAatccctgctccctcctgctaGGACCCCAAAGCCAGcccccaagcccccacccccaccccctttgccCCCTCCACTCCTACGGCCTGTGAAACTGGAGTTCCCTCTGGATGAGGATCTGGAGCTGAAGGCTGAGGAAGAAGatgaggacgaggacgaggacgtGTCTGACATCTGCATCGTCAAAGTGGAGTCGGCCTTGGAGGTGGCACACCGGCTCAAACCTCCCGGAGGTTTGGGAGGAGGCTTGAGCATCGGAGGCTCGGTGGGCAGCCACCTTGGGGAGCTGGCCCAGAGCAGCGTGCCCCCCAGCACTGTGGCCCCACCACAGGGTGTAGTGAAAGCCTGCTATAGCCTGTCCGAGGACGCAGAAGGGGAGGGTTTGCTGTTGATCCCTGGAGGCAGAGCCAGCGTGGGGGCCACCTCGGGCCTGGTGGAGGCAGCAGCGGTGGCCATGGctgcccggggggcggggggcagcctgggggcagggagcagccgGGGACCCCTGCCCGGGGGCTTTTCCAGTGGAAACCCCCTAAAGAACATCAAGTGCACCAAGTGCCCGGAAGTGTTCCAGGGCGTGGAGAAGCTGGTCTTCCACATGCGGGCGCAGCACTTCATCTTCATGTGCCCACGCTGCGGCAAGCAGTTCAACCACAGCAGCAACCTCAACCGCCACATGAACGTGCACCGCGGCGTCAAGTCGCACTCGTGTGGCATCTGCGGCAAGTGCTTCACACAGAAGTCCACGCTGCACGACCACCTCAACCTACACTCTGGAGCGAGGCCCTATCGCTGCTCGTACTGCGACGTGCGCTTCGCTCACAAGCCTGCCATTAGGCGGCACCTCAAGGAGCAGCATGGCAAGACAACGGCAGAGAACGTGTTGGAGGCCAGTGTGGCAGAGATCAACGTCCTCATCCGCTAG